A region from the Ralstonia pickettii genome encodes:
- a CDS encoding CheR family methyltransferase — protein MHAIDPPADVADDNFALELELLLEAIFHKYHHDFRHYSRASLRRRLKQALHDLRVENLSLLQGTVLRDPSLFNALFKYLTVQVSEMFRDPSYYRALREEVVPVLRTYPSLKVWVPGCSTGEELWSLAILFAEEGLSDRTLFYATDINAEALAAARAGIYDVERLDSYSAQYLAAGGKHTLSHYFHVAYGAAKFDAALIGQSMFADHSLATDGVFSEVHLVSCRNVLIYFDRPLQDRAIGLFKDSLVWHGFLGLGSKESLQFNLHADAFETLNSKDRVYRKR, from the coding sequence ATGCACGCGATTGATCCCCCCGCCGATGTCGCAGATGACAATTTCGCGCTTGAGTTGGAGCTCTTGCTTGAAGCCATCTTTCACAAATACCACCATGACTTCCGCCACTATTCGAGGGCGTCTCTCCGACGTCGGTTGAAGCAGGCACTTCACGACCTGCGAGTGGAGAATCTCTCGCTGCTTCAGGGCACGGTGCTTCGTGATCCGTCCCTGTTCAATGCACTGTTCAAATACTTGACGGTGCAGGTCAGTGAGATGTTCCGGGACCCAAGCTACTACCGCGCCCTGCGTGAGGAGGTCGTGCCGGTATTGCGAACCTATCCGTCATTGAAGGTTTGGGTGCCCGGGTGCAGCACCGGCGAAGAGCTGTGGTCTCTTGCCATTCTCTTCGCAGAAGAAGGCTTGAGTGATCGCACGCTCTTTTACGCAACTGATATCAACGCCGAGGCGCTGGCCGCCGCGCGTGCCGGCATCTACGATGTCGAGCGATTGGATTCATACAGCGCTCAATATCTTGCCGCCGGCGGGAAGCACACGCTCTCGCACTATTTTCACGTGGCATATGGAGCGGCAAAGTTCGATGCTGCGCTGATCGGGCAATCTATGTTCGCTGACCATAGCCTAGCCACTGACGGTGTTTTCTCAGAAGTACACTTGGTTTCATGTAGGAACGTATTGATCTATTTTGATCGCCCGCTTCAGGATAGAGCAATCGGACTATTTAAAGACTCTCTTGTTTGGCACGGATTTCTGGGGCTCGGAAGCAAAGAGAGTCTTCAGTTCAACCTCCATGCCGATGCCTTCGAGACCCTCAACTCTAAAGATCGTGTGTACAGAAAACGATGA
- a CDS encoding chemotaxis protein CheB, with the protein MTKAELRCPVSAVVIGASAGGVEALGYLLAGLPSGFIPALIAVQHLAPTFPSLLPRLFAQRCDLPVAEAEDKMPVEGGHVYIAPPDYHLLVERNSSDSQSVHFAMSIDPPVRFSRPSIDVLFESAAYAYGKRLLGIVLTGANDDGAQGLLAIRAAGGSTWVQEPSTAEASTMPYAAISIGAAATVLTLDQISACLARFC; encoded by the coding sequence ATGACGAAAGCGGAGTTGCGTTGCCCTGTCAGCGCAGTGGTGATTGGTGCGTCAGCGGGAGGCGTAGAAGCGCTTGGATATCTGCTGGCGGGCTTGCCCAGCGGCTTCATACCGGCTTTGATCGCGGTACAGCACCTTGCACCCACATTTCCCAGCTTACTGCCACGATTGTTTGCCCAGCGGTGCGACCTTCCAGTCGCCGAGGCAGAAGACAAGATGCCGGTGGAAGGTGGACACGTGTATATCGCACCTCCCGACTACCACCTACTCGTCGAACGCAATAGCTCCGATAGCCAGTCAGTGCACTTTGCAATGTCCATCGACCCACCAGTTCGATTCTCAAGACCGTCTATCGATGTTCTCTTCGAATCGGCTGCCTACGCCTACGGAAAGCGCCTGCTCGGCATCGTCTTGACTGGAGCGAACGACGACGGCGCTCAGGGCCTCCTTGCCATCCGCGCTGCTGGCGGAAGCACGTGGGTGCAAGAACCCTCTACGGCAGAGGCATCGACCATGCCCTATGCGGCAATTTCCATTGGGGCGGCCGCCACAGTCCTGACTCTGGACCAGATTAGCGCGTGTTTGGCACGTTTTTGTTAA